A stretch of the Dyella telluris genome encodes the following:
- a CDS encoding Nudix family hydrolase has product MHVMAGVLIDSQGRVLLAQRPPGKHLAGLWEFPGGKLEAGEAPADGLVRELHEELGVEATVSEPLIRVPWHYGERSLLLDARMVRAWQGEPASLDGQALQWRFPDAVDLGMLAPADQHILRALQLPVRYAITADAPTSAQDEWQNCLRRAIAAGEQMILLRFPQWPPARIRALAATLLPEARARGARLLLSGDVDGALALGEGVGVQLKAAQIGQWQERPLPSTQWIGASCHDADDLGRALGIADFATLSPVAVTATHPDASPLGWSAFTQLVDASPLPVYALGGMTMEQLEPARQAGGQGVAGIRGFW; this is encoded by the coding sequence ATGCATGTCATGGCCGGCGTCCTGATCGACTCCCAAGGGCGCGTGCTGCTGGCACAGCGCCCCCCTGGCAAGCACCTGGCGGGGCTGTGGGAATTTCCCGGTGGAAAGCTCGAGGCGGGCGAAGCGCCTGCCGACGGGCTCGTGCGCGAGTTGCACGAGGAGCTGGGGGTTGAGGCGACGGTAAGCGAGCCGCTGATCCGGGTGCCCTGGCATTACGGCGAACGTAGCCTCCTGCTCGACGCACGCATGGTGCGGGCGTGGCAGGGCGAGCCCGCCTCGCTGGACGGGCAGGCGCTGCAGTGGCGTTTTCCGGACGCCGTTGACCTGGGCATGCTGGCACCCGCCGACCAGCACATTCTTCGCGCGCTGCAATTGCCAGTGCGCTACGCCATCACGGCCGACGCGCCGACGTCGGCACAGGACGAATGGCAGAACTGCCTGCGCCGTGCCATCGCGGCAGGTGAACAGATGATCCTGCTCCGTTTTCCACAGTGGCCGCCGGCCCGGATTCGCGCGCTGGCCGCCACCCTGCTGCCCGAGGCGCGTGCGCGCGGGGCACGCCTGCTGCTCAGCGGTGATGTCGACGGCGCGCTGGCGCTGGGCGAGGGCGTGGGCGTGCAGCTGAAAGCGGCACAGATCGGCCAGTGGCAGGAGCGTCCCTTGCCGTCGACACAGTGGATCGGGGCGAGCTGCCACGACGCCGACGATCTCGGGCGGGCGCTGGGTATTGCCGATTTCGCCACCTTGTCGCCGGTGGCTGTCACGGCGACGCATCCCGATGCGTCGCCGCTGGGGTGGAGCGCATTCACGCAGCTGGTCGATGCATCACCCTTGCCGGTCTATGCGCTGGGTGGCATGACCATGGAGCAGCTTGAACCGGCGCGACAGGCGGGCGGGCAGGGCGTGGCAGGTATCCGCGGATTCTGGTGA
- the coaE gene encoding dephospho-CoA kinase (Dephospho-CoA kinase (CoaE) performs the final step in coenzyme A biosynthesis.): MTSTHPRFVVALTGGIAAGKSAVSRRFEALGIHVYDADIAAREVIAPGSAGLGEIVAHFGADVLDARGELDRAAMRQRVFGNDAERRALEAITHPRVRTWLREHVMADRGPYCLLAIPLFAENHDHYRWVDRVLVVDAPESVQLQRLMLRDGIDEALARRMIERQARREHRLSLAHDVIENQGDEATLDHAVAELHARYLSLAQARH; this comes from the coding sequence GTGACCTCCACGCACCCGCGCTTCGTTGTCGCCCTTACCGGCGGCATCGCCGCGGGCAAGAGCGCCGTGTCGCGGCGTTTCGAGGCGCTTGGCATCCATGTCTACGACGCCGATATCGCGGCGCGTGAGGTCATCGCACCGGGTTCGGCGGGGCTGGGCGAGATCGTGGCCCACTTCGGCGCCGACGTGCTTGATGCACGCGGTGAACTCGACCGCGCCGCCATGCGCCAGCGCGTGTTCGGCAACGACGCGGAACGACGCGCGCTGGAAGCCATCACGCATCCGCGCGTGCGCACGTGGCTGCGCGAGCACGTGATGGCCGACCGCGGCCCTTACTGTCTGCTGGCCATTCCGCTATTTGCCGAGAATCACGATCACTATCGCTGGGTGGATCGCGTCCTTGTGGTGGATGCCCCCGAATCCGTGCAACTGCAGCGATTGATGCTGCGCGACGGCATCGACGAGGCGCTCGCGCGACGGATGATCGAACGCCAGGCACGGCGCGAGCATCGCCTGTCGCTGGCCCATGATGTCATCGAGAATCAGGGCGACGAAGCGACCCTCGACCACGCCGTGGCCGAACTGCACGCACGTTACCTGTCGCTGGCCCAGGCCAGGCACTGA
- a CDS encoding prepilin peptidase: MLALPPWGWITAAGVLGLLVGSFLNVVILRLPARLMAQWRMDAFDTLAMEPDATALPPGIVREPSHCPHCKHPLTARDNIPLFGWLLLGGRCRYCKAPISIQYPLVELLSGLASAVIVWKFGLNPVALAGLVFTWMLIALAGIDFRTQYLPDQLNYPLLWLGLLLSLLPMFVLPGTAIVGAAIGYLSLWSVYWLFKLLTGKEGMGYGDFKLLAALGAWMGPTALLPIILLSSLIGAIVGGGLIALRKHGRDIPMPFGPFIAAAGWVWFVAGEWLLHQYMQMMGLK, from the coding sequence ATGCTTGCACTCCCCCCCTGGGGCTGGATCACGGCCGCCGGCGTCCTTGGCCTGCTGGTCGGCAGCTTCCTGAATGTGGTGATCCTGCGCCTGCCGGCGCGCCTGATGGCGCAGTGGCGCATGGATGCGTTCGATACGCTGGCCATGGAGCCCGACGCCACGGCGTTGCCCCCCGGCATCGTGCGCGAGCCGTCCCACTGTCCTCACTGCAAGCATCCGCTGACGGCACGCGACAACATCCCGTTGTTCGGCTGGCTGCTGCTGGGCGGGCGTTGTCGCTACTGCAAGGCGCCGATCTCCATCCAGTATCCGCTGGTGGAATTGCTGAGCGGACTGGCCAGCGCGGTGATCGTGTGGAAGTTCGGCCTCAATCCGGTCGCACTGGCCGGCCTGGTGTTCACCTGGATGCTCATCGCGCTGGCCGGCATCGATTTCCGCACGCAGTACCTGCCCGACCAACTCAATTACCCCTTGCTGTGGTTGGGCCTGCTGCTCAGCCTGCTGCCGATGTTCGTGCTGCCCGGCACGGCGATCGTGGGTGCCGCTATCGGCTACCTGAGCCTGTGGAGCGTGTACTGGCTGTTCAAGCTGCTCACCGGCAAGGAAGGCATGGGTTACGGCGACTTCAAGCTACTCGCCGCACTGGGCGCATGGATGGGCCCCACGGCCTTGCTGCCGATCATCCTGCTTTCGTCGCTGATCGGTGCCATCGTGGGTGGTGGCCTGATCGCGCTGCGCAAGCACGGCCGGGATATCCCCATGCCGTTCGGCCCCTTCATCGCCGCGGCCGGCTGGGTCTGGTTCGTGGCCGGTGAATGGTTGTTGCACCAGTACATGCAAATGATGGGGCTGAAGTGA